In Lepisosteus oculatus isolate fLepOcu1 chromosome 15, fLepOcu1.hap2, whole genome shotgun sequence, one genomic interval encodes:
- the ddx3xa gene encoding DEAD-box helicase 3 X-linked a isoform X2: protein MSHVAVENAPSLDQQLAGLDLNSAADGQGGGGAGRRYIPPHLRNKEASKNAGNAYSSGRQSGYSVLSVRSFSSKQYHQTWHPECKHKSKHTRGWNDYRTGFPRYPSQDHSFFQTFNGGWPVRSASPALTDSSMTTDGNDDDTASVLSWADRCDSPGWDGGRSNGYVNGYHDGRDNRMNGDRNSFGGRGPSRGDRGFGYDKDNSGWNSSKDQRDPYTSFGGRNDRGKSSFFGDRGSGSRGRYDRGGFGSREGGNSRWIEDSARDEEDWSKPTSPNDRLEQELFSGSNTGINFEKYDDIPVEATGSNCPPHIESFSDVEMGEIIMGNISLSRYTRPTPVQKHAIPIIKSKRDLMACAQTGSGKTAAFLLPVLSQIYTEGPGEALQAVKSNQENGKYGRRKQYPISLILAPTRELALQIYDEARKFSYRSKVRPCVVYGGADIGQQIRDLERGCHLLVATPGRLVDMMERGKIGLDYCNYLVLDEADRMLDMGFEPQIRRIVEQDTMPPKGLRHTMMFSATFPKEIQILARDFLDEYIFLAVGRVGSTSENITQKVVWVEESDKRSFLLDLLNATVIPSEVQENASENSEKTGKDSLTLVFVETKKGADALEDFLYREGYACTSIHGDRSQRDREEALHQFRSGRCPILVATAVAARGLDISNVKHVINFDLPSDIEEYVHRIGRTGRVGNLGLATSFFNEKNSNITKDLLDILVEAKQEVPSWLESLAYEQQHKSSSRGRSKRFSGGFGARDYRQSSSSSSSFGSRGSRNTGGHGGSRGFGSGKGGFGNFYNSDGYGGNYSQVDWWGN, encoded by the exons ATGAGTCATGTGGCCGTCGAAAATGCACCCAGTCTAGATCAGCAG CTTGCTGGCCTAGACTTGAACTCCGCAGCTGACGGACAGGGCGGAGGTGGCGCAGGCA GACGTTACATTCCACCTCACTTACGGAACAAGGAGGCTTCCAAGAATG CAGGAAATGCTTATTCTTCTGGTAGACAGAGCGGTTATTCAGTGCTGTCAGTAAGGAGCT TTTCTTCTAAACAGTACCATCAAACCTGGCATCCAGAATGCAAGCACAAATCTAAACATACAAGGGGATGGAATGACTATAGGACTG GTTTCCCGAGATATCCTTCCCAGGACCAttccttttttcaaaccttcaaTGGTGGCTGGCCAGTCAGAAGTG CCTCTCCTGCCCTAACTGATAGCAGTATGACCACCGATGGGAATGATGATGACACAGCCAGTGTCCTCAGCTGGGCTGATCGCTGTG ATTCTCCAGGTTGGGACGGTGGACGAAGCAATGGCTATGTGAACGGATACCATGATGGCAGGGATAACCGGATGAATGGTGACCGCAACAGCTTTGGGGGAAGAGGACCCTCCCGTGGTGACCGAG GCTTTGGTTATGATAAAGACAATAGTGGATGGAATTCCTCCAAAGACCAAAGGGACCCCTATACTAGCTTTGGAGGGCGCAATGATAGAGGAAAGTCGTCATTCTTTGGTGACCGTGGATCTGGATCAAGAGGGAG GTATGACAGAGGGGGCTTTGGATCTCGGGAAGGTGGAAATAGCCGGTGGATCGAGGATTCTGCCCGGGATGAAGAGGATTGGTCAAAGCCAACATCACCAAATGACCGCCTTGAGCA aGAACTGTTCTCTGGAAGCAACACTGGGATAAACTTTGAGAAATATGATGACATTCCTGTTGAGGCTACCGGTTCAAATTGTCCTCCACATATTGAGAGT TTCAGCGACGTTGAAATGGGAGAGATCATCATGGGAAACATATCCCTGAGTCGTTACACTCGCCCCACTCCTGTTCAGAAACATGCTATTCCAATCATCAAGTCAAAGAGAGACCTGATGGCTTGTGCCCAGACAG GCTCTGGGAAAACGGCTGCCTTTTTACTACCTGTACTGAGTCAGATATACACTGAAGGTCCAGGAGAGGCATTACAAGCTGTTAAGAGCAACCAG GAAAATGGGAAGTATGGACGCCGCAAGCAGTATCCAATTTCTTTGATTTTGGCCCCTACTAGAGAGCTGGCATTGCAGATCTATGATGAAGCCAGAAAG TTTTCGTATCGCTCCAAAGTTCGCCCATGTGTTGTGTATGGCGGTGCCGACATCGGGCAGCAGATTCGGGATCTGGAGCGAGGTTGTCATCTCCTGGTGGCTACACCTGGTCGCCTTGTGGATATGATGGAGAGAGGAAAGATTGGCCTGGATTACTGCAA TTATTTGGTTTTGGATGAAGCTGACAGAATGCTTGACATGGGTTTTGAACCCCAGATCCGACGTATTGTTGAGCAAGACACCATGCCTCCAAAAGGACTCCGTCACACAATGATGTTCAGCGCTACCTTCCCTAAGGAAATTCAG ATCCTTGCTCGCGATTTCCTGGATGAGTACATTTTCTTGGCTGTGGGCCGTGTTGGATCCACCTCTGAGAACATTACTCAGAAGGTTGTCTGGGTGGAAGAAAGTGATAAGCGGTCCTTCCTGCTTGATCTTCTGAATGCAACAG TAATTCCGAGTGAGGTACAGGAAAACGCAAGTGAAAACTCCGAAAAGACTG GCAAAGATTCTTTGACCCTGGTGTTTGTGGAAACTAAGAAGGGTGCAGATGCACTGGAGGACTTCCTGTACCGTGAAGGGTATGCCTGCACCAGCATCCATGGGGACCGCTCACAGCGAGACCGAGAGGAAGCGCTGCATCAGTTTCGTTCAGGAAGATGCCCCATCTTGGTTGCCACTGCT gtgGCTGCTCGAGGTTTGGACATTTCCAATGTGAAACACGTCATCAACTTTGACCTCCCTAGTGACATTGAGGAATATGTTCACCGCATTGGCCGTACTGGCCGTGTTGGAAACCTGG GCCTGGCAACCTCATTCTTCAATGAGAAGAACAGCAACATAACCAAGGACCTCCTTGATATATTGGTAGAAGCCAAACAGGAGGTTCCATCCTGGCTGGAGAGCTTGGCTTATGAGCAACAGCACAAGAGCAGCAGCCGTGGTCGGTCTAAGAG GTTTTCTGGAGGCTTTGGTGCCAGAGATTACCGTCAgagtagcagcagcagcagcagttttgGCAGCCGTGGAAGCCGTAACACTGGAGGTCATGGTGGGAGCAGAGGATTCGGTAGTGGTAAGG GTGGCTTTGGAAACTTCTACAACAGCGATGGTTATGGTGGAAATTACTCCCAAGTTGATTGGTGGGGCAACTAA
- the ddx3xa gene encoding DEAD-box helicase 3 X-linked a isoform X7 — protein MSHVAVENAPSLDQQLAGLDLNSAADGQGGGGAGRRYIPPHLRNKEASKNAGNAYSSGRQSGYSVLSVRSFSSKQYHQTWHPECKHKSKHTRGWNDYRTGFPRYPSQDHSFFQTFNGGWPVRSASPALTDSSMTTDGNDDDTASVLSWADRCDSPGWDGGRSNGYVNGYHDGRDNRMNGDRNSFGGRGPSRGDRGFGYDKDNSGWNSSKDQRDPYTSFGGRNDRGKSSFFGDRGSGSRGRYDRGGFGSREGGNSRWIEDSARDEEDWSKPTSPNDRLEQELFSGSNTGINFEKYDDIPVEATGSNCPPHIESFSDVEMGEIIMGNISLSRYTRPTPVQKHAIPIIKSKRDLMACAQTGSGKTAAFLLPVLSQIYTEGPGEALQAVKSNQENGKYGRRKQYPISLILAPTRELALQIYDEARKFSYRSKVRPCVVYGGADIGQQIRDLERGCHLLVATPGRLVDMMERGKIGLDYCNYLVLDEADRMLDMGFEPQIRRIVEQDTMPPKGLRHTMMFSATFPKEIQILARDFLDEYIFLAVGRVGSTSENITQKVVWVEESDKRSFLLDLLNATGKDSLTLVFVETKKGADALEDFLYREGYACTSIHGDRSQRDREEALHQFRSGRCPILVATAVAARGLDISNVKHVINFDLPSDIEEYVHRIGRTGRVGNLGLATSFFNEKNSNITKDLLDILVEAKQEVPSWLESLAYEQQHKSSSRGRSKRFSGGFGARDYRQSSSSSSSFGSRGSRNTGGHGGSRGFGSGGFGNFYNSDGYGGNYSQVDWWGN, from the exons ATGAGTCATGTGGCCGTCGAAAATGCACCCAGTCTAGATCAGCAG CTTGCTGGCCTAGACTTGAACTCCGCAGCTGACGGACAGGGCGGAGGTGGCGCAGGCA GACGTTACATTCCACCTCACTTACGGAACAAGGAGGCTTCCAAGAATG CAGGAAATGCTTATTCTTCTGGTAGACAGAGCGGTTATTCAGTGCTGTCAGTAAGGAGCT TTTCTTCTAAACAGTACCATCAAACCTGGCATCCAGAATGCAAGCACAAATCTAAACATACAAGGGGATGGAATGACTATAGGACTG GTTTCCCGAGATATCCTTCCCAGGACCAttccttttttcaaaccttcaaTGGTGGCTGGCCAGTCAGAAGTG CCTCTCCTGCCCTAACTGATAGCAGTATGACCACCGATGGGAATGATGATGACACAGCCAGTGTCCTCAGCTGGGCTGATCGCTGTG ATTCTCCAGGTTGGGACGGTGGACGAAGCAATGGCTATGTGAACGGATACCATGATGGCAGGGATAACCGGATGAATGGTGACCGCAACAGCTTTGGGGGAAGAGGACCCTCCCGTGGTGACCGAG GCTTTGGTTATGATAAAGACAATAGTGGATGGAATTCCTCCAAAGACCAAAGGGACCCCTATACTAGCTTTGGAGGGCGCAATGATAGAGGAAAGTCGTCATTCTTTGGTGACCGTGGATCTGGATCAAGAGGGAG GTATGACAGAGGGGGCTTTGGATCTCGGGAAGGTGGAAATAGCCGGTGGATCGAGGATTCTGCCCGGGATGAAGAGGATTGGTCAAAGCCAACATCACCAAATGACCGCCTTGAGCA aGAACTGTTCTCTGGAAGCAACACTGGGATAAACTTTGAGAAATATGATGACATTCCTGTTGAGGCTACCGGTTCAAATTGTCCTCCACATATTGAGAGT TTCAGCGACGTTGAAATGGGAGAGATCATCATGGGAAACATATCCCTGAGTCGTTACACTCGCCCCACTCCTGTTCAGAAACATGCTATTCCAATCATCAAGTCAAAGAGAGACCTGATGGCTTGTGCCCAGACAG GCTCTGGGAAAACGGCTGCCTTTTTACTACCTGTACTGAGTCAGATATACACTGAAGGTCCAGGAGAGGCATTACAAGCTGTTAAGAGCAACCAG GAAAATGGGAAGTATGGACGCCGCAAGCAGTATCCAATTTCTTTGATTTTGGCCCCTACTAGAGAGCTGGCATTGCAGATCTATGATGAAGCCAGAAAG TTTTCGTATCGCTCCAAAGTTCGCCCATGTGTTGTGTATGGCGGTGCCGACATCGGGCAGCAGATTCGGGATCTGGAGCGAGGTTGTCATCTCCTGGTGGCTACACCTGGTCGCCTTGTGGATATGATGGAGAGAGGAAAGATTGGCCTGGATTACTGCAA TTATTTGGTTTTGGATGAAGCTGACAGAATGCTTGACATGGGTTTTGAACCCCAGATCCGACGTATTGTTGAGCAAGACACCATGCCTCCAAAAGGACTCCGTCACACAATGATGTTCAGCGCTACCTTCCCTAAGGAAATTCAG ATCCTTGCTCGCGATTTCCTGGATGAGTACATTTTCTTGGCTGTGGGCCGTGTTGGATCCACCTCTGAGAACATTACTCAGAAGGTTGTCTGGGTGGAAGAAAGTGATAAGCGGTCCTTCCTGCTTGATCTTCTGAATGCAACAG GCAAAGATTCTTTGACCCTGGTGTTTGTGGAAACTAAGAAGGGTGCAGATGCACTGGAGGACTTCCTGTACCGTGAAGGGTATGCCTGCACCAGCATCCATGGGGACCGCTCACAGCGAGACCGAGAGGAAGCGCTGCATCAGTTTCGTTCAGGAAGATGCCCCATCTTGGTTGCCACTGCT gtgGCTGCTCGAGGTTTGGACATTTCCAATGTGAAACACGTCATCAACTTTGACCTCCCTAGTGACATTGAGGAATATGTTCACCGCATTGGCCGTACTGGCCGTGTTGGAAACCTGG GCCTGGCAACCTCATTCTTCAATGAGAAGAACAGCAACATAACCAAGGACCTCCTTGATATATTGGTAGAAGCCAAACAGGAGGTTCCATCCTGGCTGGAGAGCTTGGCTTATGAGCAACAGCACAAGAGCAGCAGCCGTGGTCGGTCTAAGAG GTTTTCTGGAGGCTTTGGTGCCAGAGATTACCGTCAgagtagcagcagcagcagcagttttgGCAGCCGTGGAAGCCGTAACACTGGAGGTCATGGTGGGAGCAGAGGATTCGGTAGTG GTGGCTTTGGAAACTTCTACAACAGCGATGGTTATGGTGGAAATTACTCCCAAGTTGATTGGTGGGGCAACTAA
- the ddx3xa gene encoding DEAD-box helicase 3 X-linked a isoform X6: MSHVAVENAPSLDQQLAGLDLNSAADGQGGGGAGRRYIPPHLRNKEASKNAGNAYSSGRQSGYSVLSVRSFSSKQYHQTWHPECKHKSKHTRGWNDYRTGFPRYPSQDHSFFQTFNGGWPVRSASPALTDSSMTTDGNDDDTASVLSWADRCDSPGWDGGRSNGYVNGYHDGRDNRMNGDRNSFGGRGPSRGDRGGRGGYRGNRSTGSFNQSQPSTGFGYDKDNSGWNSSKDQRDPYTSFGGRNDRGKSSFFGDRGSGSRGRYDRGGFGSREGGNSRWIEDSARDEEDWSKPTSPNDRLEQELFSGSNTGINFEKYDDIPVEATGSNCPPHIESFSDVEMGEIIMGNISLSRYTRPTPVQKHAIPIIKSKRDLMACAQTGSGKTAAFLLPVLSQIYTEGPGEALQAVKSNQENGKYGRRKQYPISLILAPTRELALQIYDEARKFSYRSKVRPCVVYGGADIGQQIRDLERGCHLLVATPGRLVDMMERGKIGLDYCNYLVLDEADRMLDMGFEPQIRRIVEQDTMPPKGLRHTMMFSATFPKEIQILARDFLDEYIFLAVGRVGSTSENITQKVVWVEESDKRSFLLDLLNATVIPSEVQENASENSEKTGKDSLTLVFVETKKGADALEDFLYREGYACTSIHGDRSQRDREEALHQFRSGRCPILVATAVAARGLDISNVKHVINFDLPSDIEEYVHRIGRTGRVGNLGLATSFFNEKNSNITKDLLDILVEAKQEVPSWLESLAYEQQHKSSSRGRSKRFSGGFGARDYRQSSSSSSSFGSRGSRNTGGHGGSRGFGSGGFGNFYNSDGYGGNYSQVDWWGN, encoded by the exons ATGAGTCATGTGGCCGTCGAAAATGCACCCAGTCTAGATCAGCAG CTTGCTGGCCTAGACTTGAACTCCGCAGCTGACGGACAGGGCGGAGGTGGCGCAGGCA GACGTTACATTCCACCTCACTTACGGAACAAGGAGGCTTCCAAGAATG CAGGAAATGCTTATTCTTCTGGTAGACAGAGCGGTTATTCAGTGCTGTCAGTAAGGAGCT TTTCTTCTAAACAGTACCATCAAACCTGGCATCCAGAATGCAAGCACAAATCTAAACATACAAGGGGATGGAATGACTATAGGACTG GTTTCCCGAGATATCCTTCCCAGGACCAttccttttttcaaaccttcaaTGGTGGCTGGCCAGTCAGAAGTG CCTCTCCTGCCCTAACTGATAGCAGTATGACCACCGATGGGAATGATGATGACACAGCCAGTGTCCTCAGCTGGGCTGATCGCTGTG ATTCTCCAGGTTGGGACGGTGGACGAAGCAATGGCTATGTGAACGGATACCATGATGGCAGGGATAACCGGATGAATGGTGACCGCAACAGCTTTGGGGGAAGAGGACCCTCCCGTGGTGACCGAGGTGGGCGTGGAGGGTATCGTGGAAACAGGAGCACTGGTTCCTTTAACCAGTCCCAGCCTAGCACAG GCTTTGGTTATGATAAAGACAATAGTGGATGGAATTCCTCCAAAGACCAAAGGGACCCCTATACTAGCTTTGGAGGGCGCAATGATAGAGGAAAGTCGTCATTCTTTGGTGACCGTGGATCTGGATCAAGAGGGAG GTATGACAGAGGGGGCTTTGGATCTCGGGAAGGTGGAAATAGCCGGTGGATCGAGGATTCTGCCCGGGATGAAGAGGATTGGTCAAAGCCAACATCACCAAATGACCGCCTTGAGCA aGAACTGTTCTCTGGAAGCAACACTGGGATAAACTTTGAGAAATATGATGACATTCCTGTTGAGGCTACCGGTTCAAATTGTCCTCCACATATTGAGAGT TTCAGCGACGTTGAAATGGGAGAGATCATCATGGGAAACATATCCCTGAGTCGTTACACTCGCCCCACTCCTGTTCAGAAACATGCTATTCCAATCATCAAGTCAAAGAGAGACCTGATGGCTTGTGCCCAGACAG GCTCTGGGAAAACGGCTGCCTTTTTACTACCTGTACTGAGTCAGATATACACTGAAGGTCCAGGAGAGGCATTACAAGCTGTTAAGAGCAACCAG GAAAATGGGAAGTATGGACGCCGCAAGCAGTATCCAATTTCTTTGATTTTGGCCCCTACTAGAGAGCTGGCATTGCAGATCTATGATGAAGCCAGAAAG TTTTCGTATCGCTCCAAAGTTCGCCCATGTGTTGTGTATGGCGGTGCCGACATCGGGCAGCAGATTCGGGATCTGGAGCGAGGTTGTCATCTCCTGGTGGCTACACCTGGTCGCCTTGTGGATATGATGGAGAGAGGAAAGATTGGCCTGGATTACTGCAA TTATTTGGTTTTGGATGAAGCTGACAGAATGCTTGACATGGGTTTTGAACCCCAGATCCGACGTATTGTTGAGCAAGACACCATGCCTCCAAAAGGACTCCGTCACACAATGATGTTCAGCGCTACCTTCCCTAAGGAAATTCAG ATCCTTGCTCGCGATTTCCTGGATGAGTACATTTTCTTGGCTGTGGGCCGTGTTGGATCCACCTCTGAGAACATTACTCAGAAGGTTGTCTGGGTGGAAGAAAGTGATAAGCGGTCCTTCCTGCTTGATCTTCTGAATGCAACAG TAATTCCGAGTGAGGTACAGGAAAACGCAAGTGAAAACTCCGAAAAGACTG GCAAAGATTCTTTGACCCTGGTGTTTGTGGAAACTAAGAAGGGTGCAGATGCACTGGAGGACTTCCTGTACCGTGAAGGGTATGCCTGCACCAGCATCCATGGGGACCGCTCACAGCGAGACCGAGAGGAAGCGCTGCATCAGTTTCGTTCAGGAAGATGCCCCATCTTGGTTGCCACTGCT gtgGCTGCTCGAGGTTTGGACATTTCCAATGTGAAACACGTCATCAACTTTGACCTCCCTAGTGACATTGAGGAATATGTTCACCGCATTGGCCGTACTGGCCGTGTTGGAAACCTGG GCCTGGCAACCTCATTCTTCAATGAGAAGAACAGCAACATAACCAAGGACCTCCTTGATATATTGGTAGAAGCCAAACAGGAGGTTCCATCCTGGCTGGAGAGCTTGGCTTATGAGCAACAGCACAAGAGCAGCAGCCGTGGTCGGTCTAAGAG GTTTTCTGGAGGCTTTGGTGCCAGAGATTACCGTCAgagtagcagcagcagcagcagttttgGCAGCCGTGGAAGCCGTAACACTGGAGGTCATGGTGGGAGCAGAGGATTCGGTAGTG GTGGCTTTGGAAACTTCTACAACAGCGATGGTTATGGTGGAAATTACTCCCAAGTTGATTGGTGGGGCAACTAA
- the ddx3xa gene encoding DEAD-box helicase 3 X-linked a isoform X1, with amino-acid sequence MSHVAVENAPSLDQQLAGLDLNSAADGQGGGGAGRRYIPPHLRNKEASKNAGNAYSSGRQSGYSVLSVRSFSSKQYHQTWHPECKHKSKHTRGWNDYRTGFPRYPSQDHSFFQTFNGGWPVRSASPALTDSSMTTDGNDDDTASVLSWADRCDSPGWDGGRSNGYVNGYHDGRDNRMNGDRNSFGGRGPSRGDRGGRGGYRGNRSTGSFNQSQPSTGFGYDKDNSGWNSSKDQRDPYTSFGGRNDRGKSSFFGDRGSGSRGRYDRGGFGSREGGNSRWIEDSARDEEDWSKPTSPNDRLEQELFSGSNTGINFEKYDDIPVEATGSNCPPHIESFSDVEMGEIIMGNISLSRYTRPTPVQKHAIPIIKSKRDLMACAQTGSGKTAAFLLPVLSQIYTEGPGEALQAVKSNQENGKYGRRKQYPISLILAPTRELALQIYDEARKFSYRSKVRPCVVYGGADIGQQIRDLERGCHLLVATPGRLVDMMERGKIGLDYCNYLVLDEADRMLDMGFEPQIRRIVEQDTMPPKGLRHTMMFSATFPKEIQILARDFLDEYIFLAVGRVGSTSENITQKVVWVEESDKRSFLLDLLNATVIPSEVQENASENSEKTGKDSLTLVFVETKKGADALEDFLYREGYACTSIHGDRSQRDREEALHQFRSGRCPILVATAVAARGLDISNVKHVINFDLPSDIEEYVHRIGRTGRVGNLGLATSFFNEKNSNITKDLLDILVEAKQEVPSWLESLAYEQQHKSSSRGRSKRFSGGFGARDYRQSSSSSSSFGSRGSRNTGGHGGSRGFGSGKGGFGNFYNSDGYGGNYSQVDWWGN; translated from the exons ATGAGTCATGTGGCCGTCGAAAATGCACCCAGTCTAGATCAGCAG CTTGCTGGCCTAGACTTGAACTCCGCAGCTGACGGACAGGGCGGAGGTGGCGCAGGCA GACGTTACATTCCACCTCACTTACGGAACAAGGAGGCTTCCAAGAATG CAGGAAATGCTTATTCTTCTGGTAGACAGAGCGGTTATTCAGTGCTGTCAGTAAGGAGCT TTTCTTCTAAACAGTACCATCAAACCTGGCATCCAGAATGCAAGCACAAATCTAAACATACAAGGGGATGGAATGACTATAGGACTG GTTTCCCGAGATATCCTTCCCAGGACCAttccttttttcaaaccttcaaTGGTGGCTGGCCAGTCAGAAGTG CCTCTCCTGCCCTAACTGATAGCAGTATGACCACCGATGGGAATGATGATGACACAGCCAGTGTCCTCAGCTGGGCTGATCGCTGTG ATTCTCCAGGTTGGGACGGTGGACGAAGCAATGGCTATGTGAACGGATACCATGATGGCAGGGATAACCGGATGAATGGTGACCGCAACAGCTTTGGGGGAAGAGGACCCTCCCGTGGTGACCGAGGTGGGCGTGGAGGGTATCGTGGAAACAGGAGCACTGGTTCCTTTAACCAGTCCCAGCCTAGCACAG GCTTTGGTTATGATAAAGACAATAGTGGATGGAATTCCTCCAAAGACCAAAGGGACCCCTATACTAGCTTTGGAGGGCGCAATGATAGAGGAAAGTCGTCATTCTTTGGTGACCGTGGATCTGGATCAAGAGGGAG GTATGACAGAGGGGGCTTTGGATCTCGGGAAGGTGGAAATAGCCGGTGGATCGAGGATTCTGCCCGGGATGAAGAGGATTGGTCAAAGCCAACATCACCAAATGACCGCCTTGAGCA aGAACTGTTCTCTGGAAGCAACACTGGGATAAACTTTGAGAAATATGATGACATTCCTGTTGAGGCTACCGGTTCAAATTGTCCTCCACATATTGAGAGT TTCAGCGACGTTGAAATGGGAGAGATCATCATGGGAAACATATCCCTGAGTCGTTACACTCGCCCCACTCCTGTTCAGAAACATGCTATTCCAATCATCAAGTCAAAGAGAGACCTGATGGCTTGTGCCCAGACAG GCTCTGGGAAAACGGCTGCCTTTTTACTACCTGTACTGAGTCAGATATACACTGAAGGTCCAGGAGAGGCATTACAAGCTGTTAAGAGCAACCAG GAAAATGGGAAGTATGGACGCCGCAAGCAGTATCCAATTTCTTTGATTTTGGCCCCTACTAGAGAGCTGGCATTGCAGATCTATGATGAAGCCAGAAAG TTTTCGTATCGCTCCAAAGTTCGCCCATGTGTTGTGTATGGCGGTGCCGACATCGGGCAGCAGATTCGGGATCTGGAGCGAGGTTGTCATCTCCTGGTGGCTACACCTGGTCGCCTTGTGGATATGATGGAGAGAGGAAAGATTGGCCTGGATTACTGCAA TTATTTGGTTTTGGATGAAGCTGACAGAATGCTTGACATGGGTTTTGAACCCCAGATCCGACGTATTGTTGAGCAAGACACCATGCCTCCAAAAGGACTCCGTCACACAATGATGTTCAGCGCTACCTTCCCTAAGGAAATTCAG ATCCTTGCTCGCGATTTCCTGGATGAGTACATTTTCTTGGCTGTGGGCCGTGTTGGATCCACCTCTGAGAACATTACTCAGAAGGTTGTCTGGGTGGAAGAAAGTGATAAGCGGTCCTTCCTGCTTGATCTTCTGAATGCAACAG TAATTCCGAGTGAGGTACAGGAAAACGCAAGTGAAAACTCCGAAAAGACTG GCAAAGATTCTTTGACCCTGGTGTTTGTGGAAACTAAGAAGGGTGCAGATGCACTGGAGGACTTCCTGTACCGTGAAGGGTATGCCTGCACCAGCATCCATGGGGACCGCTCACAGCGAGACCGAGAGGAAGCGCTGCATCAGTTTCGTTCAGGAAGATGCCCCATCTTGGTTGCCACTGCT gtgGCTGCTCGAGGTTTGGACATTTCCAATGTGAAACACGTCATCAACTTTGACCTCCCTAGTGACATTGAGGAATATGTTCACCGCATTGGCCGTACTGGCCGTGTTGGAAACCTGG GCCTGGCAACCTCATTCTTCAATGAGAAGAACAGCAACATAACCAAGGACCTCCTTGATATATTGGTAGAAGCCAAACAGGAGGTTCCATCCTGGCTGGAGAGCTTGGCTTATGAGCAACAGCACAAGAGCAGCAGCCGTGGTCGGTCTAAGAG GTTTTCTGGAGGCTTTGGTGCCAGAGATTACCGTCAgagtagcagcagcagcagcagttttgGCAGCCGTGGAAGCCGTAACACTGGAGGTCATGGTGGGAGCAGAGGATTCGGTAGTGGTAAGG GTGGCTTTGGAAACTTCTACAACAGCGATGGTTATGGTGGAAATTACTCCCAAGTTGATTGGTGGGGCAACTAA